Proteins from a genomic interval of Neorhodopirellula lusitana:
- the hflX gene encoding GTPase HflX, giving the protein MISLHDDGPERSILARLILPKSTVEDDPLEELHGLAATAGTQVVDELTQKRGTPDHSTYLGKGKVEELRLMVEKYEADVIFFDNDLNPAQVRNLETATKAKVIDRTELILDIFAAGARTHESRLAVELAQLEYSLPRLKRMWTHLSRQSMGVGMRGPGEKQLEVDRRLAQKRIHDLKEELSRVESRRERQVAARNDVPTISLVGYTNAGKSTLMNALTEAGVLAQDKLFATLETRTRRWHLPNWGHVLISDTVGFIRDLPHSLVASFKSTLEETRQADLLMHVADASSPNVFEQITAVYKVLEELGVRAKDTLLVLNKIDAIENPQLLNRVLDRYPHAIPVSAKSKKGLQALQEIVGEALSRGFLDVEVDVAHHDGKLLSYLSAKGKIESRDFGDSHVTVRVRMPAGAMGVVHQTALRVAPTKLSLQNTVPTADVAETQEVPDVGDEPTDVSSTSSEVA; this is encoded by the coding sequence ATGATTTCCCTTCATGACGATGGCCCCGAGCGAAGCATTCTGGCTCGACTGATTTTGCCTAAAAGCACAGTTGAGGACGACCCGCTCGAAGAGCTGCACGGCCTTGCCGCCACGGCTGGCACCCAAGTCGTTGACGAGCTCACGCAAAAACGCGGGACGCCAGATCACTCAACCTACCTCGGCAAAGGCAAGGTGGAAGAGCTACGGCTGATGGTTGAAAAGTACGAAGCGGACGTGATCTTCTTTGACAACGACCTGAACCCGGCCCAAGTACGGAATCTCGAAACGGCCACCAAAGCCAAGGTGATCGACCGCACCGAGTTGATTCTAGATATCTTCGCTGCGGGTGCCCGCACGCACGAATCCCGGCTTGCCGTTGAATTGGCCCAGCTTGAGTATTCGCTACCGCGACTGAAGCGGATGTGGACTCACCTTTCCCGACAATCGATGGGCGTGGGCATGCGAGGCCCGGGTGAAAAGCAACTGGAAGTCGACCGCCGGCTCGCGCAAAAACGCATCCACGATTTAAAGGAAGAGCTTTCTCGAGTTGAATCGCGACGCGAACGTCAAGTTGCCGCTCGCAACGACGTCCCCACCATCTCGCTGGTCGGCTACACCAATGCCGGCAAAAGCACATTGATGAACGCGTTGACCGAAGCCGGCGTGCTGGCCCAGGACAAACTGTTTGCGACATTGGAAACGCGAACCCGCCGCTGGCATTTGCCAAACTGGGGACACGTTCTGATCAGCGACACGGTGGGCTTCATTCGTGACCTGCCGCACTCCTTGGTGGCGAGTTTTAAGTCAACGCTAGAAGAAACACGGCAAGCTGACTTGCTGATGCATGTCGCTGACGCAAGCAGCCCCAATGTGTTTGAACAAATCACGGCGGTTTATAAGGTCTTGGAAGAACTCGGTGTCCGAGCGAAAGACACGCTGCTGGTTTTGAACAAGATTGATGCGATCGAAAACCCGCAACTTCTGAACCGGGTCCTGGACCGCTATCCCCACGCGATTCCGGTCAGTGCCAAATCGAAAAAGGGACTTCAAGCGTTACAAGAAATCGTTGGCGAAGCTTTGTCGCGAGGATTTCTGGACGTGGAAGTCGACGTGGCGCATCACGATGGCAAGCTGCTGTCGTACTTGTCCGCGAAGGGAAAAATCGAGTCTCGCGACTTCGGTGATTCTCACGTGACCGTGCGAGTTCGGATGCCGGCCGGCGCAATGGGCGTGGTGCACCAAACGGCGTTGCGGGTCGCGCCGACCAAGCTAAGCCTGCAAAACACGGTTCCGACCGCTGACGTTGCGGAAACCCAAGAAGTGCCCGATGTGGGCGACGAACCGACCGACGTTTCATCCACTTCCAGCG
- a CDS encoding excinuclease ABC subunit UvrC, producing the protein MKTQPLCPTTAGQNDHQHPHHPRVFRVLLIATHDPQDSPTPPESKGTQSKGAQSKDAQTKDAQTKDAQTKNKRGKNSQSKDTQPGVKPAGVKPAGVKPAGVKPADVTPADAKPADKSARSEGGNSDGGNSDGGNPDNGPTDDQAETKQFEVKGGSHAAAKVKTFPQSPGVYLMKDAAGIVIYVGKAKNLRSRASSYFLKAATEDARTADWVGDIADIDFVECESEVDALLMESRLVKDIQPKNNKDLKDDKSFPYLMITTREEFPRVEITREPKTSGVKLYGPFTSVGSLRGAVQVLQRIFKFRTCGLDITESDEKWKWFRPCLLASINQCTAPCNLRISKEEYRRDIKRLQTFLDGGKTKLLKEMQKEMTTASKALDFERAAVLRDEIKMLEKLEDRGELDTHAQPEVFYIDPKKGLTGLKQVLKLTETPRVIEGVDIAHLGGNETVASLVQFIDGLPFKPGYRRFRIQDVKGIDDFRSIYEVVSRRFRGLSDRGDSFPDILLIDGGKGQLSAAMAAFADQQITPPTVISLAKRDEEIFRPGISEPLKLSKSAYALRLLQYVRDESHRFAQHYHHILRTKSTLER; encoded by the coding sequence TTGAAAACACAGCCTCTCTGTCCGACAACCGCCGGGCAAAACGATCACCAACATCCACACCACCCTCGCGTTTTTCGAGTCCTCCTCATCGCAACCCACGACCCACAAGACAGCCCCACGCCACCAGAAAGCAAAGGCACACAGAGCAAAGGCGCACAAAGCAAAGACGCACAGACCAAAGACGCACAGACCAAAGACGCACAGACCAAAAACAAACGGGGCAAAAACTCGCAGAGCAAGGACACACAACCGGGCGTAAAACCAGCGGGCGTAAAACCAGCGGGCGTAAAACCAGCGGGCGTAAAACCAGCGGACGTCACACCCGCGGACGCCAAACCCGCGGACAAGTCAGCTCGTAGCGAGGGCGGCAATAGCGACGGCGGCAATAGCGACGGCGGCAATCCAGACAACGGTCCAACTGACGACCAAGCCGAAACGAAACAGTTCGAGGTCAAAGGCGGTTCCCACGCGGCGGCCAAGGTGAAGACCTTTCCTCAGTCACCCGGCGTCTATCTGATGAAGGACGCGGCCGGGATCGTGATCTATGTCGGCAAGGCCAAAAATCTACGCAGTCGCGCGAGCAGCTATTTCCTGAAAGCGGCCACGGAGGATGCTCGCACGGCGGATTGGGTGGGCGACATCGCAGACATCGACTTCGTTGAATGCGAGAGCGAGGTCGACGCGTTGTTGATGGAATCGCGGCTGGTCAAAGACATCCAGCCAAAGAACAACAAGGACCTGAAAGACGACAAGTCATTCCCTTACCTGATGATCACGACGCGTGAAGAATTCCCACGGGTTGAGATCACTCGGGAACCCAAGACGTCCGGCGTGAAGTTGTATGGGCCTTTCACTAGCGTGGGTTCGCTGCGGGGTGCGGTCCAAGTGCTGCAACGGATCTTCAAGTTCCGAACCTGCGGACTGGACATCACCGAGTCAGACGAAAAGTGGAAGTGGTTTCGGCCCTGCTTGCTGGCCAGCATCAACCAGTGCACCGCGCCGTGCAACTTACGGATTAGCAAGGAAGAATACCGCCGCGACATCAAGCGTCTGCAAACGTTCCTGGATGGTGGCAAAACGAAACTGCTTAAGGAAATGCAGAAGGAGATGACAACGGCCAGCAAGGCGTTGGACTTTGAACGCGCCGCCGTGCTGCGTGACGAAATCAAGATGCTAGAAAAGCTTGAAGACCGAGGCGAACTGGACACCCACGCGCAACCCGAGGTCTTCTACATCGATCCCAAGAAGGGGCTGACGGGCTTGAAGCAGGTGTTGAAACTTACGGAAACCCCGCGCGTAATCGAAGGCGTCGACATCGCTCACCTGGGCGGCAACGAAACCGTGGCGAGCTTGGTGCAGTTCATCGACGGACTACCGTTCAAGCCTGGCTATCGTCGATTCCGGATTCAAGACGTCAAAGGCATCGACGATTTCCGCAGCATCTATGAGGTCGTTTCCAGACGTTTCCGCGGTCTCAGCGATCGAGGCGATTCGTTCCCGGACATTTTGCTGATCGATGGCGGGAAGGGACAATTGAGTGCAGCGATGGCGGCGTTCGCGGATCAACAAATCACGCCGCCGACCGTGATTTCGCTTGCTAAACGCGACGAAGAAATTTTTCGCCCCGGAATTTCAGAACCGCTGAAACTCAGCAAAAGTGCTTATGCGCTGCGTCTATTGCAGTACGTTCGCGACGAATCGCACCGGTTTGCCCAACATTACCACCACATTTTGCGTACGAAATCTACACTCGAACGCTGA